The nucleotide window GGTCAGCTCCGAATCGGAACCCCCTCTCTTTAAGCTCAGGTTCATCCGATCATCCCCATACCTTGCTGTTCTTCCTGACAATCAGCCAGAGGAACAGCGGTCCGCCCATGAACGCGGTGACCACACCCACCTCCAACTGGGCGGGAGCGATTATCGTGCGTCCGATGAGATCCGCGACGACCAGCAGCAAAGCTCCGAAAGCGGCGGAAGCCGGAAGCAGGAACCTGTTGTCTGGACCGACGAATATCCTCACGATGTGCGGGGCCACCAGACCGACGAATCCGATGAGCCCGGTGAAACTGACAACGGCGGCGGCGATGAGCGCCACTATGAGAAGGATCAATCTCCTCATGCGGTCCGCGTCGACTCCGAGCGATTTCGCGGTGTCGTCTCCGGTAGAGAGGATGTTCAGCTTGCTGGTCAGGAACTGGAGCGCTATCACGCCTGGGATGACGAACACAGCCATCACGACTACGTCGGAGGATCCGGCCATCGCCAAAGATCCTACGGTCCAGCGGTACAGCTGCTGCAGCTTCTCCGGCTCGGCCATCAGAGATATCAGCGTCGTGAAGGCGTTGAATATGTACATGATGGCGATACCCGCCATGATCATCGTCGTGGGAGAGCCGTTCCGCAGCTTCGACAGGATGATGATCACGAACATGGGGATCAGCGAGAACACGAACGCGTTGATGACGGTGGTGTACTGCGCGGGGACCCCGAAGATCGATATCCCAAGCACTATGCCTATGGTCGCTCCGAAACTTGCTCCGGACGACACTCCTGTGGTGTAAGGATCGGCAAGCGGGTTCATCAAAGTGCTCTGCATGGCGACACCTGCCGCCGCGAGACCGACGCCTGCCAATATGCCGAGATAGACCCTCGGCAATCTAATGTCGAATATTATGCTGGCTTCCAAAGACTCCCTGCCCTGCGGGAACTGATAGCCTGTGATCTGCTGGAATATGATCTCATAGCATCTCCCGACTGACAGCGGATAGTCGCCGACGGTCAGCGCCAACAGAAGCACCGCGAAAGTGGCGACTATACATACGACAATGAACACCCATTTTCTGTGGACATACTTCTTGTATTTGTCCACGATCGAATTGGTGGTGTCGTCCCTGTTATCCTCGGCGGGGGCGTCCCAGATGCCCAACGATTTCCTGACGACGTCCTTTATGAGCGGATCGTCGGATACGATGTCTGAGGACATGTTATCGGAAAGATGGGCGGGGATCCGGGCCCGCCCTTGTTTTCTGGTTTCAGGCCATCTTGTAGGGTTGGGCGTTGCCCATGTTCTTGACGTCAGGGTTGCTGTACATCGAGAAGTTGTCGTAGCAGTACTGCATCGCCTCCCATCCTTCCTCCTCGCTGAAGATGTCGGGCCAGATGTACGAGGCCATCAGGAGAAGCTGGGGTATTCCGAAGTAATTGGCGATGTTGTAGTAGTTGACGCCGTAGATCTGCTTGTTGGCGTAGGCGTCGGTGTACTTGAAGACTTCAGCTTTGTTGTTGAAGTCTTCCTCGACCGCTTCGACGGAGTGGGAACCGTTCTGGAACTGGATGATGAATATGACATCGGGGTTCACAGTGTATACCCACTCGAGACTGACCTTGGGGCATCCGGAATCCACTACGAGGTTCACGCTCCTCATCGGGAGTTTGCTCAGAGTGTAGACGTCACCGGGCGCGGAGCCGTTGGTGTAGGGCGAGTCCAAGGAGATGGTGGTCTCGCTGTCGCTGATGGACAGGAAGGGCGAGATGAAAGTGTAGGTCTTGTCGAGCCTTGCGACTCCGTCCGCAACCTTCTTCTCGATGCCGTCGGCCCAGTCGAGGTACTTGTGGGCCTGCTCCATGTCGTCGAGGATGAAACCGAGGATCAGGAGGGATCCGTACTGGTCCACATAATCGGCTGAGCACTTGGTGATCGGCAGCATGATGATCTGCATGTCCAGACCGTTGGCGATCAAGGTCTCCAGCTTGGAATAGTCGTTGTACCAAGGAGCGATGAAGAGGTTCGCGCCGGATGCGGCGAGGGTCTCGGGGGCTCCCTTGTTGGGCTCTCCGATGTTCTTGATCTTATCGCCGACGCCGGGATACCTGTCTTCGGCGGTGATGGAATTGCCGAAGGACTGGTTGGTAGTTCCGATGATCTTGTCATACTCGCCGAGAATGATCAGCGCATCGATTGGATAGATGTGGTGGGTGGCGATCTTGAGGTTGGACTTGTCGATGGGCCACTTGATGCTGGCGATCTTGGGTTCGACATCCCAGTAGTACAGGGTGGTCTCTTCCTTGTCCAGTATCTTCTGGAGAGCGGCGATATCTGCGGAATCGATGACTCCGTCGGCGTTGACATCCGCATACGCGTTCATGTTCTGGTCGAAAAGGGCCTTGCCTTCGAGAATGTTCATCAGAGCGACCATGTCTTTCTGGTCGATGTCGTCGTCTCCGTTGACGTTTCCGAACACCGCAAGCCTGACGCTCTGGGTGTACTTGAAATCGTAAGCGTATGAGTTCATCGCGGTTTTCACGGTCACTGCGCAGGTGGCGGTCTTGGAACCGTCGACGGTGGTCACAGTTATGGTTGCGGTACCGTTGGAGACTCCGGTAACTACGCCGTTGGATACGGTGGCGACTGAGCTGTCGCTGGATTTCCAGGTGACGTTCTTGTTAGTAGCGTTGGAGGGAGCTACGTTCGCGGTGAGCACAGCCGACGATCCTTTCACGACTTCCAGAGTGGTGTTGTCGAGGGAGACTCCCGTGACATTGACGACGGTGGAGACCGCTTTTACCGTGACGCTGCACGTGGCAGTCTTGGAACCGTCCACCGTGGTCACCGTTATGGTCGCATTTCCGGCGGAAACGCCGATCACGACGCCGTTCGAAACCGTGGCGACAGACGTGTTGCTGGATTTCCAGGTGACGTTCTTGTTCGTGGCATCGGAGGGAGACACGGTAGGCGTAAGCGTGTATGACGAGCCAACATCCAATGTTAAGGATGTTTTATCCAATGTAACTTTACTAACGCTAACATCCTTGTTTCCATTTCCGGATGTCAGAACCACTGCGGCCGCTATTGCGGCGATAATGATTATCGCAGCGGCAATAAGGGCTATGAGTTTGTTCTTTTCCATGTGAAACACCGCCCAAATCCAAATTATGGGCTGATTGATTAACCCAGTAATACGTTTATTTGTATGTATAATCCATAATCATTTTAATTACATTAAACAATGAATTATATCAAATTTAGATTCTTGACCCTTTTATGATTTATATTTCGGAGAAAGAGTTAACACTTAATAATATATCCAAAATATTATTTAATAATATAAAAACTGGAAGATATTATTATCTAAACTAACTGAACACATTGTTCGGAATTTAACGGGATGATTACTGCTCTTCAGATGCTTCACCAAAAAAGAGGAATTTTAGCGGCCGACCTTGTTTCCGTTTCCAAATTTCCTCACCGCAACTGGCAACATAGCCCCTGCTCTTTCAAAATAAAAATCACTTAAATTTCGCTAAAATTCATCAGTTCACATAACTGATTACTGCTGATGCTGAAACTATGGCTGTGCCGTTCGCGCGCATAATTGCCTCTTAGCGAATGCGTTTCATTCGTTCCTATGTTCTCTATCATGCGTCCAAAATACTGCTTAATGACACCGAAATCAGGGGACAAGATTTTCTAACCATACTGAATACATTGTTCAGAGTTAACGGCATAATACGATGTTCTTCAGATATTTCACCAAAAAAGATTGGGTTTTCGTAGCCCTATGCACAATATTCATAGTGTTCCAGGTGTACCTAGATCTGAAGATACCCGAATACATGAACGGCATCACGTATGCCATCCAAACCGGACATGCCTCGGACATAGTTCAGCAAGACGGGTATAGGATGGTGGCGTGCGCCCTGCTGAGCTTGGCGGCCTCCGTGTGCGCCGGATTCTTCGCCGCAAAATTCGCGGCCTCTTACACCCGCACCCTCCGCAAAAGAATGTTCTCGAAGGTGCAGGAGCTGTCTTCCCAGGACATCTCGGAGATATCAGCCGCATCCTTGGTGACGAGAAGCACCAACGATCCTTACCAGCTGCAGAACTTCCTCGGAAGAAGCCTGCAGGTCATCGTCAAATCGCCTATACTGGCATCCTGGGCCATCCTGAAGATCTCCGGGTCAGACTGGCATTGGACTGCGATAACCTTGGCCGGGGTGCTGATCATCGTCACCACCATCTCGGTGGTCATGTGGTGCGTCATAAAGTATTTCAAACGCATCCAGTGGCTGAAAGACGACGTCAACCGCGAAGTCCGCGAGAACCTGACGGGATCCAAGGTCATACGCGCGTATAACGCCGAAGAATACCGCAAATCCAAATTCGACGATGCCAGCGAGGCGCTCCTCGACAACAACGTGAAGATATTCACCTGGATGGCGCCCATGGGCAGCATGTCGAGCGCGGTCGTCAACATCATGACCATATCGATCTACTGGGTCGGAGCTTTGCTGATCGCGGACGCCGCGGACCAGGACACCAAATTCCGTCTGTTCTCGGACATGGTGGTCTTCTCGTCGTACGCTCTGCAGGTTATGTCGGCGTTCATGATGCTCACAGGCATAATCCGCGGCTTCCCGGGCGCGAAGGTGTCCTACGGAAGGATGACCGAAGTCATAGAGAGGGAGAGGAGCGTCCCCGAAGGCTCTTTCGACGGCGAGACGCCCGAAACCGGGACGATAGAGTTCGAAAATGTCACATTCACTTATCCCGGAAGGAAAAAGCCGGCGCTGAGCGACGTGAGCTTCAAGATCGGAAAGGGGCAGACCTTGGCGGTGCTCGGATCCACGGGAAGCGGGAAAAGCACGCTGATAAAGCTCATACTGAGGCAATACGACCCCGATTCGGGAAGGGTGATGATAGATGGCAGAGACGCGAAGGATTACACGCGCAAAGCCCTCTATTCCCGCCTCGGGTATGTGCCGCAGACCCCCATAATATTCACCGGCTCCGTGGAGCGCAACGTCAACTTCGGCGAGACATCCCCGTTCAGGAGCCGCGAAGACATCCTCCGCGCCCTCAGGATCGCGCAGGCCGAGGAGTTCGTATCCAAGCTTCCCGAGGGCACAGAAACCGTCCTGTCCCAATACGGGAAGAACGTCTCCGGGGGGCAGAAACAGAGGATAACGATTGCCCGCGCCATATGCAAAGATCCGGAAGCCCTTCTCCTGGACGATTCGTTCTCCGCCTTGGATTTCAAAACGGACAGCGCCCTCCGCGGCTGCCTCAAAAGGGACATGGCGGGAACCACCAAGGTCATAGTGGCCCAGAGGGTGGGGACGGTCATGGACGCGGACCTCATCATCGTCCTGGACGAGGGGGAGGTCATGGGCATAGGGACCCACGAGAGCCTTATGGAAAGCTGCCCGATATACCGCGACACGGCCATAGCGCAGATGGAGGAGCGCCGATGCCGCCGGGAGGACCGCCTTGGGCAAGCGCCGAGAAGCCCAAATCGCTTTGGAAGACGCTTTGGATCCTGCTGAAGTACATCGGAGAATTCAAGTGGCACATAATCGCCGGGATCGTATTCTCCCTGCTGTCGTCTGTCACGCTCCTGCTGGCGCCGCAATATCTCGCCGACATGACCGACGGAATCTCCTCCGGCATCGAAAGCGGCGGCATGGATTTCGGTCCCATCGCGGCCGCCGGGATCGTCCTGGTGGTCCTCTACCTATTGAACATGGCCTTCCGGACCATGGAGAGCTATGTCGTCCCATGCGCGTCGGAACGCAACGGAAACATAATGCGGAAGGACCTCTCGGCGAAGCTGTTCCGCATCCCGCTCAGGATCCTGGACCGCATGAGCGCCGGGGACGTGATGAGCAGGTTCACGAACGACACCGACACCATACGCACCCAGTCGGCGGAATGCATATGCGACCTGGTCACCGCCCTGAGCATGATGGTCGGATCCGCGATCATGATGCTGATCACCGATTCGAATCTGGCCGTCGTGTCGCTGATCCCCGTCCTAATAGGGTTCGGTCTGATGCTGGCGATCATAAAGAAGTCCCAGAAATATTTCGTCGCCCAGGCCAAAAACCTCGGCCGCATGAACTCCCTGGTCGAGGAGATGTACTACGGCATGGACATCGTCAACACGTACAACGACGGCGACCACGCGATGGAAATATTCGACGAGATAAACGACAGCCTCTACAAGAGCGCGTTCACCACGAGGTTCGTCTCCAGCCTCATGCCCCGCATGATGGATTTCCTCTCGAATCTGGGATACGTGGTGGTGTGCGTGTTCGGGTCCGCCA belongs to Candidatus Methanomethylophilaceae archaeon and includes:
- a CDS encoding iron ABC transporter permease yields the protein MSSDIVSDDPLIKDVVRKSLGIWDAPAEDNRDDTTNSIVDKYKKYVHRKWVFIVVCIVATFAVLLLALTVGDYPLSVGRCYEIIFQQITGYQFPQGRESLEASIIFDIRLPRVYLGILAGVGLAAAGVAMQSTLMNPLADPYTTGVSSGASFGATIGIVLGISIFGVPAQYTTVINAFVFSLIPMFVIIILSKLRNGSPTTMIMAGIAIMYIFNAFTTLISLMAEPEKLQQLYRWTVGSLAMAGSSDVVVMAVFVIPGVIALQFLTSKLNILSTGDDTAKSLGVDADRMRRLILLIVALIAAAVVSFTGLIGFVGLVAPHIVRIFVGPDNRFLLPASAAFGALLLVVADLIGRTIIAPAQLEVGVVTAFMGGPLFLWLIVRKNSKVWG
- a CDS encoding Ig-like domain-containing protein, which gives rise to MEKNKLIALIAAAIIIIAAIAAAVVLTSGNGNKDVSVSKVTLDKTSLTLDVGSSYTLTPTVSPSDATNKNVTWKSSNTSVATVSNGVVIGVSAGNATITVTTVDGSKTATCSVTVKAVSTVVNVTGVSLDNTTLEVVKGSSAVLTANVAPSNATNKNVTWKSSDSSVATVSNGVVTGVSNGTATITVTTVDGSKTATCAVTVKTAMNSYAYDFKYTQSVRLAVFGNVNGDDDIDQKDMVALMNILEGKALFDQNMNAYADVNADGVIDSADIAALQKILDKEETTLYYWDVEPKIASIKWPIDKSNLKIATHHIYPIDALIILGEYDKIIGTTNQSFGNSITAEDRYPGVGDKIKNIGEPNKGAPETLAASGANLFIAPWYNDYSKLETLIANGLDMQIIMLPITKCSADYVDQYGSLLILGFILDDMEQAHKYLDWADGIEKKVADGVARLDKTYTFISPFLSISDSETTISLDSPYTNGSAPGDVYTLSKLPMRSVNLVVDSGCPKVSLEWVYTVNPDVIFIIQFQNGSHSVEAVEEDFNNKAEVFKYTDAYANKQIYGVNYYNIANYFGIPQLLLMASYIWPDIFSEEEGWEAMQYCYDNFSMYSNPDVKNMGNAQPYKMA
- a CDS encoding ABC transporter ATP-binding protein: MFFRYFTKKDWVFVALCTIFIVFQVYLDLKIPEYMNGITYAIQTGHASDIVQQDGYRMVACALLSLAASVCAGFFAAKFAASYTRTLRKRMFSKVQELSSQDISEISAASLVTRSTNDPYQLQNFLGRSLQVIVKSPILASWAILKISGSDWHWTAITLAGVLIIVTTISVVMWCVIKYFKRIQWLKDDVNREVRENLTGSKVIRAYNAEEYRKSKFDDASEALLDNNVKIFTWMAPMGSMSSAVVNIMTISIYWVGALLIADAADQDTKFRLFSDMVVFSSYALQVMSAFMMLTGIIRGFPGAKVSYGRMTEVIERERSVPEGSFDGETPETGTIEFENVTFTYPGRKKPALSDVSFKIGKGQTLAVLGSTGSGKSTLIKLILRQYDPDSGRVMIDGRDAKDYTRKALYSRLGYVPQTPIIFTGSVERNVNFGETSPFRSREDILRALRIAQAEEFVSKLPEGTETVLSQYGKNVSGGQKQRITIARAICKDPEALLLDDSFSALDFKTDSALRGCLKRDMAGTTKVIVAQRVGTVMDADLIIVLDEGEVMGIGTHESLMESCPIYRDTAIAQMEERRCRREDRLGQAPRSPNRFGRRFGSC